The Desulfovibrio sp. G11 region TTGGCTGCCAGCTCGCTGAAATCCGGCAGGTTTCCTGCCTGGGCAAACTGCGCGGCAACGACAAAAGTCACTGCGAGCAGGCCCGAAAGGCATTTTTTTATAAACATGGAAAAACTCCTGGTTACTTGTTTTGCATTGCCTTATGCAAAGCTTGTGCCAAAGTGTTCATTCCGGTGTTTGCAGAACCGCTCCCCTTGCTGGCATGCTGCTTCCATGCCTTATCGTCTGCACTGAATGAAGCTTCACTTCCTTCAGGGGCAAGACTGATACGCCGAGCGGCAGTATCCAGATTTTGTACTACAAGAGTTACGCTGTCGCCCTTGTCCAATTTGCTGTACTGGCCTGCGTTTTTGGCATTCTTGATGATGCCCGCAGGCAAAAGGCCGGTGATGCCGGGAGCAAGCGTAATGAAAAGCCCGTAGGTGCTGCGCCCTTCCACTATGCCCTGAACGATGCTTCCGGGTGCAAACTGCTGCGCGGCATCCTGCCAGGGATCTCCTTCGGCATCGCGCAGGCTCAAAGAAATGCGACGCGAATCAGCATTGATTTCTTTGATTTTTACCGCGACGATATCTCCAACCTGAAGAATTTCTTCAGGTTTGTTGACGCGCTTTGTCCAGGATAGTTCAGAAATATGCACCAAACCTTCAATGCCAGGCAAAATTTCCACAAAGGCGCCAAAGGGGGCAAGGCGTACAACTTTGCCCTGTACCACAGCGCCGTTTTCAAGACGCTGAGTTACATCCTGCCACGGATCGCCCTCTGCCTGCTTACGGGAAAGGGCAATGCGGACCTGCCCCTTGTCGCTTTTGCTGATCGACAGCACTTTGGCCCGTACGGTATCGCCCAGAGAAACGGCCTCATCCGGCGCGCCTACGCGCGACCATGACAACTCGGAAAGATGTATCATCCCTTCTACGGCTGTATCCAGCTCCATAAATGCACCGAAGGGAGCAAATCGGGATATTTTTCCTTCAACGGTATCGCCCACGCCAAGTTTCTCAAGTAAAGCTTCAAGTTGCTCCTGCCGTTCGCGGTCAAGCAGCGCGCGGCGAGAAACAACAATATTACGCCCTCTGTTTTCAACTCTGATGACGAGGAACTGCAGGGTGCGGCCTGTGAGGGTCTCGGCATCTTCAGCAGAGGCAAGGCCTATCTGGCTGCCGGGACAGAAAGCAGTTTTCCCCAGAACTTCAACGGTGTACCCACCCTTGCAGGAACCGGCAATGCGTCCGTCCACAGGCAGGGCTGCATCGCGGGCTTCTTCAAGCGCAGCCACACCGCTGCCGCTCATAGAGCGGGAGAGGCGGATTTCTTGTGCAGAAACGCCGATAACCCACGCCTCTACAGGCTCACCGGGGGCAGTAGTTTCCTTGCCGTCAGCATCAAGAATATCCTTACGCTCCATGATGCCGTCAACCTTGATGCCCACATCGACAAAAACGCTGTCGCCGGTGATGGCAATAACTGTACCGGTAACCTTCTGACCCGCCTGAAGGCGATGTCCGGAAGTTTCATGGGCCGCCAGCATGGCGGCAAAGTCTTCAACGCCTTCCTCCTGCATGGAGGTCGCGAATTTTTCCTCGGTCATTTTTCCTGCTCCTTCAAGCTGGGCTGATTGCTCAAGTCGGTTATATTACTTTATGCGCTTGCAGAAAACAATGATGCTGCATCGGCTCTCGCGCATATTTGTTAAATATTTTAGGCAGTAAAAATATTTCCTTGCCTGCATTACCTATGTGTAGAGTTTGTCAGGTTTATAAAATTTCCCCACGCTACGTCACTCAAAAATCAGGGGAAGAAAAGCCGTGACGCATTTTGCGTCACGGCTTGATCAGTTCCTCTTGATTATCCGCTTTTTCCGGCGTTACCGAAACAATTCTTTTTCGGGTACGGCACTATCAATGCGATCTTCAACATCCACGCCCTTAGGCGGTGTAAAGCTGAATTCAGAAGCTTTGATGCTGACGTCCGGAGAAAAGCGATTAAAGCGCACTTCATTACTGTTGCCGTAAAAATCCAGGATGCTGGCCCGCCGGATATATCCGGTGTCAGGCTCCACCCAGATAACGGCTTCCACCATTTGTGGCGCCGGTTCCTTGGGGAAAAGGCGCAGTTTGGAGAGGCCATCCTCCCTGCCCTCGGCTTTTACGTCGAAGTCTTTAGTAAGCGCGGCCTGCCCCGTAATAACTTGAATAATACTGCGTGAATCCTGAACCAGGCTTGGCGGATAACGGTAGGCGACTTCTTCTTCCGGAATATAGTTCCAGATTTCTTTTCCTGTCACAACAAGCGTTTCTTCATGTGGGGTTACCGTTTGCCAGCGGATGAGCAGAGGTTTTTTAAAAAGCAGCTTGCCTTGCCTTTTTTCTACAGCGCCGCTTTCTTTATGTGTAAGGGTCTGGTCGAAGTCAGCAGCAAAGGAACCAAGCTTTTCATAACGCGCCTGGATGGCCGCAGCCATATCAGTATTCTGTGCCGTTGCAAATGAAGTCATAATGAGACACAGGGCCATTGCGGCGATAGCCGCGCGCAACATACGCATACAACCTCCACGGCCCGGTGGGGCCTCTGACAGAAAAATCAATCTCAAAAAAAATCTGCTCAGGTTATTTGACCACCGCGCGGGGCTTGCTGCCGTCTGCCGGGCCAATGATACCGTCATGTTCCAATTGTTCAATCAGGCGTGCCGCACGGTTAAAGCCAATTTTAAAGCGGCGCTGCACAAGAGAAATTGATGCCCTGCCCTGTTCGCTTACGAAAGCCTGAACCTCGCCATACAGGGGGTCCTGAGCCGCATCCCCCCCCCCGCTGCCGTTGCCGGCAACGGCAGCATCAATTCCCCACTGGGCAAAGTCGATCTTGTAGGATGGGCTTAACTGGCGCTTCCAGTGATTTACCACGCTCTGCACTTCTTCATCACTAAGGAACGGACCGTGCAGGCGCTGCAGTCTTCCCCCGCTGGGCTTGAACAGCATATCGCCCCGGCCAAGCAGATGTTCGGCCCCTACCTGGTCAAGAATGGTGCGCGAGTCATGCTTGGAAGTGACCTGGAATGAAATACGGCAAGGAAAGTTGGCTTTGATGAGGCCGGTGACCACGTCCACGCTGGGCCTCTGTGTGGCCAGAATCATATGAATTCCGGCCGCGCGCGCCAGCTGTGCCAAGCGCACAATACTTGTTTCGACCTCGCGGGCCGCAGTCATCATGAGGTCGGCCAGTTCGTCAATCACAATAACAAGATAGGGCAATGGTTCCAGATCGGAGAAATCCGGCGGCAGGCCATCCTTGTACGCAGCCAGTTTTTGATTAAATCCTGCAACATTGCGCACCCCCAGACGAGCCATGGCGGCATAACGCCGATCCATTTCATGCACGGCCCAGTCCAGAGCATTTTTGGCTTCATTCATCTCCGTGACCACCGGGTGCACCAGGTGCGGAGCGTCGGCATACACAGCCATTTCAATGCGCTTGGGGTCTATAAGCAGCAGCTGCATATCCTGCGGCTGGGTGCGGTACAGCAGGCTGACGAGAATGCCGTTCAGGCAAACACTCTTGCCCGCTCCCGTGGCTCCGGCCACAAGAAGGTGCGGCATGCGTGCCAGATCTGCCATAAACGGCTTGCCCGCAATATCCTTGCCAAGAATCATTGTCAGCGGACCGCAGCCGTTACGAAACGCTTCGGAAGCGGCCAGTTCACGAAAATTGACAGTTTCGCGTTGCTCGTTGGGAATTTCTATCCCCACGGTGTCAGAGCCGGGAATGGGTGCTTGAATACGGATGGCCACGGCCTTGAGAGCAAGGGCGAGGTCATCGCTCAGGTTGGCGATACGGCTTACGCGAATGCCGGGAGCCGGACGCACCGCATACATAGTGACCACGGGGCCGGGAGTGATGCGCACAAGCTCACTCTGGATATCAAAATCATTAAGACAAGCCATGAGCGCTTGGCCTCTGGCCTGAATATCTTCACGGCTGAGTCCACCACTTTTGGCAGAAGGAGGGGCCAGCAGGTCAAGTCCCGGCAATGGGGGGGCCGCTTTTTTACGAAATGCCGAAGCAACCATACCGCCCAGGCCGCTTTTTTTAGCAGGCCCGGCCTCGCCAGGAGAAGTGGCAGGAGTAATCGTTCCTGGTGCTGCATCGGCAGTTGCTACGTCGGAATTTTTCCGCACGGGCGGCATGGATTCATCCGACACTGCCCCCTCCTGCTCCACCAACGGCTGGCCGCTCAGGTCCTGGGCCACGGCGAAGGGGTCGTCCCCCGCATCAGCCGGAACAAGAGGAGCCGTAGATTCTGCGCCCCCTGGATCCACAGTTTTTTCTTCATAAACTTCAGGCAGGGAGTCCGCTGTGGGATGAATGTCCCCCAGGCGATCGCGCCAGCGGGATAAAAAACCCCAAATGGGCCAGGACAGCCGGAAACGGGCAGGTTGCTTTTCTTCGCTTTCCGCAGTGACGGCTTCCGACGTATGCCGCACTATTTCAGGCAAGACTTGCTCACGAGCGGCAGACTTGCCTGACGATGAAGCATTTTTGCCAGATTTTTTTGTTTTTTCGTCTTGTCCGGCTTCTGTGGACGCAAACCTTGCCTCAAGCTTGCCACGCAACCAGTGGGCAAACCGACCGGCCAGGGTAAACCATGAGATATTCCAGGCAAGCTGAAGCCCGGCCAGGAAGACAAAAAACCACACAAGGGCAGAACCGCCCGGACTGAGATAGCGGCTGGCATTGCTGTGCAAAGCATTGCCGACCATGCCGCCGCCCCAGATGTCGCCGATGGAAAAATCCCAGGCCGCCCCAGCAACAAGCAAACAGATGGTAAGCAGAAAAAAGCCGCACCAGCGCCACCAGTGCATGCCATAGGCAGGAGAGACGTAGGCCGCCCCCAATGCGCCGAAAACCAGCGGACAGAGGAAGGCGGCCACGCCAAACACGTCGTTGAGGAATCCCGCGGTATACGCGCCAAAAAGGCCAGCCTTGTTATGCACTTCGACAGTGCCACTGACCACATGGTTGAGGCTGGGGTCATTGGCGTCAAAACTGAGCAGACTCAATAAAAGCAGCAGTGCCCAGAAGAGCAGAAAAAGGCCAAGAAGTTCGCGGCTGAATTTATGGGCGTCCGTAGGGCTACCCTCCCGAACCGGGCATTATTCCCGGCCCAGGTATTCCTTGGAGCGGGTGTCCACTTTAATGCGGTCACCTTCGTTAACAAAAATGGGAACCTGAACAACAAGGCCGGTTTCGAGTTTGGCGGGCTTGGTGACGTTGCTCACTGTGTCCCCCTTGGCGCCGGGTTCGGTCTCAACAACAGCCAGCACCATGCTTACGGGAATATCAATGTCCAGCGGATTCCCCTTGTACAGCAGCACCCGGCACTCCTGGCCATCCTTCAGGAAGCCTTCTTTGCCATCGGTGGTCGAGACGGGCATTTGCAGCTGCTCGTAGGTAGTCATGTCCATAAAGATGAGGTCATCATCCTGACGATACAAAAACTGCATGTCGCGCGTTTCCAGGTCAGGCTTGTTCACCTTTTCGCCGGAACGAAAAGTAATGTCCTGCATACGCCCGGTGAGAATATTGCGCAATTTGGTGCGCACCATAGCACCGCCCTTGCCGGGCTTGAAGTGCTGAAAGTCCACAATTTCGTAAGGGATACCTTCGACTTCGATTTTAAGACCCTTGCGAAAATCAGTGGTAGAATACATAGTTACCTCCTACTTGTCGCCGCAAACCGGCATAAACTGGCAGTCAGGCCGGTCATTTGCCAACAGGGGCAAGAGCGGCTACCTTGTGCGGAAGTGTTTTGAAGGAAATCACGTTTCCGAACTGTAAATACTTGCCGAAAGTCAAGCCGTTGTCAAGACCAATACTTCAAGTATCACATGAGGTTTTTATGGCCATCAGCCTTACCCTGGAAAGCACCGCCTACACGCTGGATCAGCTAACGGCGCACCCCGAAGCCCAGATAGCCCTGGCCGGGCGCTCAAATGTGGGTAAATCTTCCCTGGTCAATGCGCTGGCCGGCAGAAAAAAGTTGGCCAAAGTCAGTTCCACCCCGGGAAAAACACGGTCCGTCAACTTTTACCTAGTGGAGCCGTTACGCTTTTACCTTGTAGACCTGCCTGGCTATGGCTATGCCCGTGCAAGCCACAGCGAAAGAGAAAAATGGGCAAAACTGCTGGAGCGCTATCTCACGGAATGCGCCAGCCTGAAGGCTCTGGCCCTTTTGCTGGACTGCCGGCTTCCTCCGCAACAGCTCGACCTCAACCTGGCGTCCTTTGCCCAGGCTCATGGGCTGCCCTTGGTTCCCATACTGACCAAGGCCGACAAGTGCAACCAGCGTGAGCGTGCGGCAAAACAGAAAGAATGGCAAAACATCGTTGGGATTTGCCCGGTACTGACCTCCTCCAGCAGCCGTCTGGGCATTGATCGCCTGTGGCAGGAACTGGCCCGGGCCGCCGAAGTTACCATAATACCATCGGCAGAAAATGCACAGTAGGCAGATGGTCGCCCTATATGACGCTACCCTGCTCCCTCTGGGGGCGTGCTCCCGGCTCCATATGAATAATGATACGGCCCAACTGCGGGGCGCTCAGACGTAATTGTTTTTCCAGGCGCATGCATACGGTATGCGCCTCTTCAACGCTCAACGTGGCGTCCACATCGCAGTGGAAAGAAATGCAAACGCCCTGCTCCGGCAATTCGTAGGTCGAAAACTTGTGCGGGTTACAGGCCAACGGCTCTTTTGCAAGCACAGCTTCTATTTCACGCCAAACCATCTCGGCATACGGTACCGATACAGAAGCCCCATACGCCAGCGCGTAAGCAGTGCCCACCGGCTCAAGATGACTCACAACCTCGCTGCCGGGCATGGTTTTGCGCAGATCGTCTTCAAAATCCACCACCCGGCCATATGCCTGCACAAAGGGCATCTTGCCGGGAAGCTCTACATGCAATTCAACAAAACAGTTACCGGCCGAACGCAGGATGTGCACGTTATGCACAGCCAGGGCATGCTTCCAGGCGGTGTGCTGCACCTGCACGAATGGATCACAGTGTTTGTCATCC contains the following coding sequences:
- a CDS encoding 30S ribosomal protein S1 codes for the protein MTEEKFATSMQEEGVEDFAAMLAAHETSGHRLQAGQKVTGTVIAITGDSVFVDVGIKVDGIMERKDILDADGKETTAPGEPVEAWVIGVSAQEIRLSRSMSGSGVAALEEARDAALPVDGRIAGSCKGGYTVEVLGKTAFCPGSQIGLASAEDAETLTGRTLQFLVIRVENRGRNIVVSRRALLDRERQEQLEALLEKLGVGDTVEGKISRFAPFGAFMELDTAVEGMIHLSELSWSRVGAPDEAVSLGDTVRAKVLSISKSDKGQVRIALSRKQAEGDPWQDVTQRLENGAVVQGKVVRLAPFGAFVEILPGIEGLVHISELSWTKRVNKPEEILQVGDIVAVKIKEINADSRRISLSLRDAEGDPWQDAAQQFAPGSIVQGIVEGRSTYGLFITLAPGITGLLPAGIIKNAKNAGQYSKLDKGDSVTLVVQNLDTAARRISLAPEGSEASFSADDKAWKQHASKGSGSANTGMNTLAQALHKAMQNK
- the lolA gene encoding outer membrane lipoprotein chaperone LolA, giving the protein MRMLRAAIAAMALCLIMTSFATAQNTDMAAAIQARYEKLGSFAADFDQTLTHKESGAVEKRQGKLLFKKPLLIRWQTVTPHEETLVVTGKEIWNYIPEEEVAYRYPPSLVQDSRSIIQVITGQAALTKDFDVKAEGREDGLSKLRLFPKEPAPQMVEAVIWVEPDTGYIRRASILDFYGNSNEVRFNRFSPDVSIKASEFSFTPPKGVDVEDRIDSAVPEKELFR
- a CDS encoding DNA translocase FtsK; amino-acid sequence: MSLLSFDANDPSLNHVVSGTVEVHNKAGLFGAYTAGFLNDVFGVAAFLCPLVFGALGAAYVSPAYGMHWWRWCGFFLLTICLLVAGAAWDFSIGDIWGGGMVGNALHSNASRYLSPGGSALVWFFVFLAGLQLAWNISWFTLAGRFAHWLRGKLEARFASTEAGQDEKTKKSGKNASSSGKSAAREQVLPEIVRHTSEAVTAESEEKQPARFRLSWPIWGFLSRWRDRLGDIHPTADSLPEVYEEKTVDPGGAESTAPLVPADAGDDPFAVAQDLSGQPLVEQEGAVSDESMPPVRKNSDVATADAAPGTITPATSPGEAGPAKKSGLGGMVASAFRKKAAPPLPGLDLLAPPSAKSGGLSREDIQARGQALMACLNDFDIQSELVRITPGPVVTMYAVRPAPGIRVSRIANLSDDLALALKAVAIRIQAPIPGSDTVGIEIPNEQRETVNFRELAASEAFRNGCGPLTMILGKDIAGKPFMADLARMPHLLVAGATGAGKSVCLNGILVSLLYRTQPQDMQLLLIDPKRIEMAVYADAPHLVHPVVTEMNEAKNALDWAVHEMDRRYAAMARLGVRNVAGFNQKLAAYKDGLPPDFSDLEPLPYLVIVIDELADLMMTAAREVETSIVRLAQLARAAGIHMILATQRPSVDVVTGLIKANFPCRISFQVTSKHDSRTILDQVGAEHLLGRGDMLFKPSGGRLQRLHGPFLSDEEVQSVVNHWKRQLSPSYKIDFAQWGIDAAVAGNGSGGGDAAQDPLYGEVQAFVSEQGRASISLVQRRFKIGFNRAARLIEQLEHDGIIGPADGSKPRAVVK
- the efp gene encoding elongation factor P, whose amino-acid sequence is MYSTTDFRKGLKIEVEGIPYEIVDFQHFKPGKGGAMVRTKLRNILTGRMQDITFRSGEKVNKPDLETRDMQFLYRQDDDLIFMDMTTYEQLQMPVSTTDGKEGFLKDGQECRVLLYKGNPLDIDIPVSMVLAVVETEPGAKGDTVSNVTKPAKLETGLVVQVPIFVNEGDRIKVDTRSKEYLGRE
- the yihA gene encoding ribosome biogenesis GTP-binding protein YihA/YsxC; protein product: MAISLTLESTAYTLDQLTAHPEAQIALAGRSNVGKSSLVNALAGRKKLAKVSSTPGKTRSVNFYLVEPLRFYLVDLPGYGYARASHSEREKWAKLLERYLTECASLKALALLLDCRLPPQQLDLNLASFAQAHGLPLVPILTKADKCNQRERAAKQKEWQNIVGICPVLTSSSSRLGIDRLWQELARAAEVTIIPSAENAQ